The DNA region TCTGGTACTCTGCGGCGGTCGCGTCCTGAGGCGGTGCTTGAGGCGCCGGTGATCCCGGCGACGCGCTCGGCGTGCGATGGAGCCCCGGAGACGCCGCCCGGGCAAACGTGGGCTTGCTGAGCTCGGGGATGGCGATCGAGAACGTCAGTGAGCAGCTGCATCAGCAGCGGCCGGAACTGCTCGGCCGGGACGAGGAACGGAACCGCCGCCACCGCGGCCACGCATACGAACAACGACGGGTCCACGATGAGGAGCCATCGCGAGCGGAGCCAGGATCTGCCCGCGCGGCGATCGCTGACGACCGACGGCGGCACCTGCGTGCTGCTCATGCGAACCGGAATTTGCGTTTTAGCGTTTCAACTCATCTTCCGCGGACTCGGACGCCTTGAATTGAACGGCTCCACCCCGTTTCCTCCAGCGCGATTCTGAGCAATTCTGGACAGACGGGAAATCCTCACCCTGTTAGCATTACGCTAAACGGCCAGAACGCCGACTTCAGCGCGATCCAGAACGGCCGGGTCGCCGGGTTCTCCGTGATCTCGGGGACGAACGAGGCGTATGAAGTCCGTGTGGCCACGCCGACCGCCGCGGCGCCTCCCGCGACTGTCGGCGCCCCGACCATCACGGCCCCGGGGAACGGCGTCACGGCCCACTGGGCGTAGGAAGAAACCCGGCCGAACAACCTGATCCTGGAGGGGTCGAAGATCTCCAAGATGCCGAAAATAGGCGGGTCGCCCGGCGTGGAAGTTGATGCTGTCTCCGCGTCACTCTATAATATTGGTGACTTGAGAGTTGCCCTTGGAAATCCGAAGTTGGCGGTGAGGAGGACGCGCATGGCAAAGAGAAAGCCGGCGCGATTCCCCCATCGACGTGTGCTCGAGCAGCTTGGCGAAGGCAAGCGCGTCCTCGAGTACCGCAAGAACCGCGTCATCTTCGCGCAGGGTGATCCCGCGGACGCCGTTTTTTACATTCGGGAAGGCAAGATCAAGCTGACGGTGACATCCCAGCAGGGCAGAGAAGCGGTCGTGGCCATAATCGGCGCCGGCGATTTTATCGGGGAAGGCTGTCTCGCCGGGCAACCCCTGCGGATGGCGGCGGCCACCGCCATGACAGACGGCTCGAGCCTTCGCATCGAAAAGCAAATCATGAACAACCTGCTGCACCAACGCGGCGCGTTCTCTGAGGAGTTCATGGCCTACTTGCTCAGCCGCAACATTCGGGTTGAAGAGGACCTTGTCGACCAACTGTTCAATTCCAGCGAGAAGCGGCTGGCCCGGACGCTCCTACTGTTGGCGCAGTTTGGCAAAGAGGGCAAACCTGAAATCATCGTGCCGAAGATCAGCCAGGAGACGCTCGCGGAGATCGTGGGTACGACACGGTCGAGAGTGAGCTACTTCATGAACAAGTTTAGGCGGTTGGGCTTCATCGAATACAACGGCGGAATGAATATTCACAGTACCCTTCTAAACGTCATCCTCTACGACAAAACCCCGGAGTCTCAGCGCGTCAAGTAAGGGGCAGCCAAACCGGCCGCCGTCCTGCCGGCCGTTCCGCACGTCAGCTACATGAGCAGTTTTGCTCAGCGCCCAACGTAGCGTGATGTTAAGTTTGATGTGGTCATGGCGCGCAGTTCGCGGAGCTGAAGCCAGGCCCGCGATCGCGTCTTGCTCTCCCCAACACCGGCTTCTCGTAGACGTCACGGCGCGGGCGAGCCGGAGCGCCGGCCCCGGGGGTCTCAGAATGATATCCACAGGAATCGCCGTCGTCGCCGCAATCGTGCTCCTCATGCCGCGCGCCCCAATCGAGATCGCTCGAGAGTACCAGCGGTATGTAATGTTCCGTCTGGGACGCAGCCTCGGTCAAAAGGGACCCGACGCGGTGTCTCTGGTTCCCATAAGTCAGGAGCTTGGGGAGGACAACCATGGCGCTCGATAACGAACGGAACCGGGTTTTGGCGTCGTTACGGGATCAGTCGGCCGGCGCGAACAGTGTCGTGCTCGGTGAGCGGCTTGGCCTTGCGCGGGGGGCCGTGGAAGGCCATCTGCTCTACTGTGCCGATTACGGGTT from bacterium includes:
- a CDS encoding Crp/Fnr family transcriptional regulator, which translates into the protein MAKRKPARFPHRRVLEQLGEGKRVLEYRKNRVIFAQGDPADAVFYIREGKIKLTVTSQQGREAVVAIIGAGDFIGEGCLAGQPLRMAAATAMTDGSSLRIEKQIMNNLLHQRGAFSEEFMAYLLSRNIRVEEDLVDQLFNSSEKRLARTLLLLAQFGKEGKPEIIVPKISQETLAEIVGTTRSRVSYFMNKFRRLGFIEYNGGMNIHSTLLNVILYDKTPESQRVK